In the bacterium genome, one interval contains:
- the erpA gene encoding Iron-sulfur cluster insertion protein ErpA has translation MSTTLHTTSTDAPAQDQSPVNLTPEALEKIRYFAAKQADAAKQTFRVYVEAGGCSGLQYGFVFDQERDGDLVITQDDVRVVIDPTSIMYMQGSTIHYVEDFTGAGFSVKNPMSTGSCGCGHSFFT, from the coding sequence GTGAGCACGACGCTGCATACCACGTCCACTGACGCCCCCGCCCAGGACCAGTCGCCGGTCAACCTGACACCGGAAGCCCTGGAGAAAATTCGGTACTTCGCCGCCAAGCAGGCCGATGCCGCGAAGCAGACCTTCCGGGTCTATGTTGAGGCGGGCGGCTGCTCCGGCCTCCAGTACGGCTTCGTCTTTGATCAGGAGCGCGATGGCGACCTGGTCATCACGCAGGACGATGTCCGGGTGGTCATTGACCCCACCAGCATCATGTACATGCAGGGCTCGACCATCCACTACGTCGAGGACTTCACCGGCGCTGGGTTCTCTGTGAAGAATCCGATGTCCACCGGCAGCTGCGGCTGCGGACATTCGTTCTTTACCTAA